In Deltaproteobacteria bacterium, a single window of DNA contains:
- a CDS encoding efflux transporter outer membrane subunit has protein sequence MQNFIPTQKIILKLFVLALAANLGACLAPRYIRPTVETAPAFKEQATPEEAKQWKMAIPSDLLACGPWWELFGDAQLNELEQKIASGNQNVKQAEARYRQARALVSGARAVFLPTVTIQPALNRKNTGGDMSHSFDLSGTASWESNVWETASAFKGAKARAQSSAAQLEGMKLSMQAELATDFFSLQELDMEIGLLNSSVTYYQEALKLNQIRLQGGISSELEVAQAQTQLESTRAQATDLGIARAQFEHALAVLIGESPSTFSLPLSQIQREPPSIPAGLPSQLLERRPDIASAERLVMAANAQIGQARAAYFPALSLTSSRGYTGLLSSPLSFWSIGASAVETLLDFGRRRAGVRQAHATYEESVAFYRQTVLNAFKEVEDNLAALRLLSQEIAQQNSAVKAAEKSLQIESARLKAGTVSNLDVIVEENILLTNKRNAVQLIGRRMNLTVALIRALGGGWESFRLP, from the coding sequence CCCCACCCAAAAAATAATTTTAAAATTATTTGTGCTGGCCTTGGCGGCAAACCTAGGCGCCTGCTTAGCTCCTCGTTATATCCGCCCTACAGTCGAAACGGCTCCTGCCTTTAAAGAACAGGCTACTCCCGAGGAAGCGAAGCAATGGAAAATGGCGATTCCCAGCGATCTTTTGGCCTGCGGACCCTGGTGGGAACTTTTTGGGGATGCTCAATTGAATGAGCTGGAACAGAAAATTGCCAGTGGCAATCAGAATGTGAAACAAGCGGAGGCGCGGTATCGTCAGGCCCGTGCCTTGGTGAGTGGTGCCCGAGCGGTATTTTTACCGACGGTCACGATACAACCTGCACTCAATCGAAAAAATACGGGAGGCGATATGAGTCATAGCTTTGACTTATCGGGAACTGCCTCCTGGGAGTCGAATGTGTGGGAAACGGCTTCGGCTTTTAAGGGCGCCAAGGCTAGGGCCCAATCGAGTGCAGCTCAATTAGAAGGCATGAAGCTCAGCATGCAGGCAGAACTTGCGACCGATTTTTTTTCCTTGCAAGAATTGGATATGGAAATCGGCCTTCTGAATTCTTCCGTGACTTATTATCAGGAGGCCTTGAAGCTCAATCAGATACGATTGCAGGGCGGAATTTCTTCGGAGCTGGAGGTCGCCCAGGCTCAAACGCAATTAGAGAGCACGCGGGCGCAGGCGACAGATCTTGGGATAGCACGGGCTCAATTTGAACACGCCCTCGCGGTTCTGATTGGCGAGTCGCCTTCTACTTTTTCTCTTCCGCTTAGCCAAATTCAACGCGAGCCTCCTTCTATTCCAGCAGGACTTCCTTCTCAATTATTGGAGAGACGACCCGATATTGCTTCGGCCGAAAGACTCGTCATGGCGGCCAATGCTCAAATTGGACAAGCACGGGCCGCTTATTTCCCTGCCCTCTCTTTAACCTCTTCGAGGGGATATACAGGGCTATTGAGTTCTCCTCTTAGCTTTTGGAGTATAGGCGCGTCTGCTGTTGAAACCTTGCTGGATTTCGGTCGCCGCCGAGCAGGAGTTAGACAGGCGCATGCCACCTATGAGGAATCGGTGGCCTTCTATCGTCAAACCGTGCTGAATGCCTTCAAAGAAGTGGAAGACAATCTCGCGGCACTGCGTTTACTTTCGCAGGAGATTGCTCAACAAAATTCCGCCGTGAAAGCCGCCGAAAAATCTCTACAAATCGAAAGTGCTCGCCTGAAAGCGGGAACTGTTTCCAATCTTGATGTAATTGTGGAAGAAAATATTTTGCTCACAAATAAACGCAATGCTGTTCAATTGATCGGTCGTCGCATGAACTTGACAGTTGCGCTTATCCGCGCGCTGGGAGGGGGATGGGAGAGTTTCCGGCTTCCCTGA